GGGAGAGGCTGCCCGTCTCATCCTCCACTGCCGCAAGCTCATCGACCGCAGGAATAACGCTGAGGCCATCTACGGGAGCCTCAGGGCGATCCGCCTTGCCCTGAAGCGCGATGCTATCGAAACCCTGCAAGGCCGCAGGGCGGGCACCGTGATGACGGAAGGTCCGGCCATTGCCGCTCAAATCCTAGTCGATGTACTTGGCCAGTCGGATGAAGCGGCGGATCAAGCCATGATGCTAGTCGTGAGTCTAGGCTACCTCAGCGCAGACAACGCCTCGCGCTTCCGCTGTGACAATGCTTTGTTCTGTGCCGTTGCCCGCCGCTTCCGAGCAATGGCCAGGACGCAGTTCACTGGGCATATTTCCCCCTCATCGGGCCAGCGACACCATGCCATGAAGGACATGAAGATGAAGCATTCCCTCTACCTTGGCCGTCTACTGATGGCGAGTTTCGGGCCAGCGGGCGCTTTGCTTCAGGAGCAGGAGCAGGAACGGTTACGAGGAGCAGAGGTGCGGAAGAACAATGTATTCCGCGCAATCACGGGGGACACAACGATATGAGCGCCCCGGTACTGGCCTACATTGAAGCGGCCTCGCTCCATCCCGGTATTCCCACGCAGGCGGGATATGGGGTGGTCCTACGGCACAGCGACAAAGAGGTGCAGTTGGAGGCAGGGGCAAGGGAGACTACGCGAGAGGCCCTTCTTGCTCTTGGATTTATCCACACGCTCAGAACCGTGCCTCCAAACATTCCGCTCACCTTGGTTGTCGACCACAACTTCTACGGCGCACTTACCCTAATGCAGCGTTGGGCCTCCCTTGCGCTCATAGGCAGGGAGTGTTCCGAAGAGGAGTCCAAGCTCTGGAGACTTGTGCGGCTGTTGTTAACCCAGCGCACAGGGGCCACCGAGATCAGGGCACCGAACTATCGGAAGGCGGAAGAGTACCCGATGAGCGCAGCACTTCGCGCAGCGTGGACCGAGTTGTTCAAGAACGGACCAAGGCCAAGGGCCAAGCGCACCCCGATACCTGAGTTTGCCCTCAGCCGTTAGCCCCGCGTGTCAAACCACCATTACGCCAAGGCAGCGCACGGTTCCGCTGTGCGCCTGCCATCACATTCAATCCAAAGGAGTCACATGAACATTCATATTAACCCGAAATCCCCGCAGGCCGCTTACCCCCTGCAAGCCCTGTCGCTCGATGAGCTTCTCAATAAACAGTTTCCCAAGCGCGACTACCTCATAGAACCTGTACTGAAGCAAGGAGAGAGCATGATGCTCTGGGCAGCGCCCGGCGTGGGTAAGACCATGCTAGCCCTCTCATTTGCTGTTGCTGTTGCAGGCGGCGGCAAAGTGTTGGGACTGAGCGGGACAGGCGGCAGGCGCGTGTTGATCATCGACGGCGAGATGAACGAGGCCGACTTGGCCGACAGACTCCGCATGCTGATCCCCACCATTGAGGGCTGTGACCCGGCTAAGGCGCGGCAGAATATCTGCATCATTGCGCGACAGGCACAGCGTCTCGAAACCAAGTTCCCTGACCTCGGGGAAGAGGAAGGGCAGAAGACAGTGCTTGACCGAGCGATGGCGTGGAAGGCCGACCTCGTGATCCTCGACAACTTCTCCACGCTTGCAACCTTGGAAGACGAGAACAGCTCTTCGTCAATGGACCCCGTGTTGCGGTTCCTGATGACCATGAAGCAAGCAGGGATTGGCTGCATCCTAGTCCACCACAGCGCGAAGGGCGGGGACAAGTATCGCGGCTCCTCCAAGATTGCCACCACCTTCGAGGTTATCCTCGGATTGAAGCAACCGGAGACGCTTAGCCAAGCCCACCGCGCGTCATTCGATATGGAGTGGACCAAGTTCCGCAGCATTCGAAACGATGCAACGAGAGGAAAGAAGGCGCAGTTGGTTGAGGTGCCCGCAGAAAGCGAAGGCGGGGAGCCCCGGCTCAAGTGGGAATATGAGTTGTCAGAAAGCGAAGAGGCACACCGCGTCATCGCCATGCTGAAGGAGGGACGCTGCAGCACTCAGAAAGAGCTTGCGGCGGCACTCGGGATGAGTGAACCCACACTCACCCGTCTTAAGACGAAGGCCATCGCGGACAGGCGCATTGGGGCGGAGGAATGGCGGGCATATCTCGACGCTGCCAAAGAGAGCGGTACCGGGTACGTTCCCCGCAGCGGACACGCCGACTTCTAACCCACGCCAATACGCGAAGGCTTGAGGAGCTTCGCTCCGAAGGCTGAGAGATTTCACGTTTCATTACTTAATAGGCACTGAAATCTGAAATTAGAGCAGAATATACCGAGATTTCATGCGGTTAAAGGGTTTCAACAATCCCCTTTGGCCGCATGGAATTTCAGGAGCGTTCACGCCCTTCCAAACGCCTCATCCATAGCCTTCTTATAACCTTCAGGGTCTGCCTCTGCGAACTTACGCCACGCGGCTTCCTGTTTTTTCTCGGTGTGGCGTTTGAACAGAAACCAGCCAATCAGCATCACAATCCCAAGCGACTCAACCAATCGCTTTGTCGGGCTCATTACATCTGAGGGGGAACTGTCGATCAACAGCGACAACACCAACATGCCGCCAAACATCCATGCCATCCGGGTTCCGATGAGCGCAGGATCGCGGTCGCTTCCCGGCCAAGGCCAGTAGGGACCAAGCAAGCGGCGGCTTTGCTGCGCCGAACTCTCATTATTTTTCGGCACGGGGAACTCCATCAATGTCAATGCGGGGGAACTTAGCGATAGCAGCGGCCATGTCTGGTATGGAAATGAAGCCGTAGTTAGCACTTTCGCCTGCGGGTTTCCTCCCCGTTATCTTGTCTGATACTGCGGGATGGAGGCCAACAACCCCGCGCGATAGGGTTTCAAACCGATGACGCCAGCCGTGGTTAGGAGCAACACGACTGTCCTTGATGGCCTTTCGCGCAAAGTCAGACAAGCGGTTCTTCGCCGTGCGCCGACTGCTGCGTAAGTCTGTCTCACTGAGGCTTTTGGGGGCCGTGAACAGGTAGCCCGCGCCGCTTGCCTTTGCGAACTCAGGAAAGCCCATCTCGATCAGGTGCGGATGAAGCGGCACCTCACGATATTTGCCACGCTTCACCGTGCCCGCATCCGGTGTGATGACAACAATCCAATGCCCGTCCTTTTGAACCACGTCTTGTCCTCGAAGCTGGACCATCTCACCCACCCTCGCGCCCGTGTAGGCACACAGCCAGTGAACCCATTTCTTTGAAGCCGCTCGGTGAGCGCTTTCGCGCTGTGCCGGTTCGTGAGTTGAAGCGTGGCGAAGAAGGGCAATTGCTTCTTCATCGGAAAAGCCTGGATCACGGGCACGATTGTCTGCCCTCTCCTTAGCGGGGACTTTGACCCCTTTTGTAGGGTTGAACGGCAACAATTCCTCGTCGACGGCCCAGCTATACAGACCACTGATCGAGGGTAAATCTCCATCCTTTACGGTGAGAGGGTTGATGCCCTTTTCCAAAATGCGGTAGTCCCTAAACCTCACGATGTCCCGCTTCGTGACCCTGCCCGCATCGTCATGCCCAAGGAACTCTACAAGCTGCCGCACTGTCCGCTTTCGCGCTTCATAAGTGCTAAAGGACTTGCCGCCCGCTTTCGCCCGCTTCCACCATTCCTCAACAAGCGCCGTCAGGGAAACCACGGACGGAGATTTCAATGCCGAAGGAGCAAACGGCGGCGGTGCTGGAGGATTGCTGATCACTTTACCCGCGTACCGCGCAGCGCCTGCCTCGTAGCCTTCGATCAACAGCTTAAGGTATTCGACGGTCAACGCGTGGAAGGCGGGGCTCGAAGTGTCCACATTGAGCCCTCGCGTTGCGCAAAGCTCCTTGACCGTGTCTCGGATGCCTGACGGAACAACACCAATGCCGTAGGCTTCCCGGAGTGCGGCTAGGACGTGTTCCAATATCTCTTTACGCGTGGCCGCGCCCTGTGAGGGAGAAGACTCAGATGGTGTTATGCCAATACTGGGCGGACGCGGTTCAAAGGATTGAGCAAGCCGCCCGAACAGCGCCAAGTGCTGAGGATCAAACCGCTCCTGCTCATCCGTGGCATAGAGTCTCGCGCGTAGATCAGCGATAACGTGGGCAGCGAATGCAGGTGTGATAGAGTCATAGACGCCTGCCGCCTGCTTGTCGGCTAGTGTCTTGCGGGCTTCTGCATCGGCTAGGAGTTTTTCGAACACCTCTGCGGCGGCAACCGCCCTGCTCAATACTTCGGGTGGAGGGTTCTTGGTGAGCACGGGACCGAATGATCGGACGAACTCTTTGATGCCTCCGGCGATGAATGGACGAAGCTCAGCCTTCACCGTTCTCCGATACTTCCACCGCCCGTCAACCGCACCCAGATGCCGCACTACAACGCCCATTGCTCGACCGCCTTTTGTACCAGTGTTTCGTACCAGCGGCGGTCGCTAAATGGCTGATCAAACTGAATATCGTTGGTGTGCAACTAGTTGGTTGCGTGTTGGTGCCCTTGGAGGGACTCGAACCCCCACATCTTGCGATAGCGGATTTTGAGTCCGCCGCGTCTACCATTCCACCACAAGGGCCAGGTTGCGGTGTCTAATGCGGAAGGCCTTGCGCCGTCAACCCGAAAGCTTTTTAACAAATCTTATGATCCGCATCACTGATTCCTTCTTCATCGACGAAAAGGACATTGAGGAAACATTCATCCGCGCCTCAGGGCCCGGCGGGCAGAATGTCAACAAGGTCTCCACCGCAGTCGAGCTGCGCTATGACGCTACCAAGGCCGGCCTGCCCGAAGATGCCTTTGCCCGCCTTCAGACGCTGGCAGGCCGCTTGATGACCCTGGACAAGGTGCTGGTACTGCAGGTGCAGGAGACTCGTTCCCAGGAACGCAACCGGGCGCTCGCGCAGGAGCGTCTTGTCGAGCTCTTGCGCAAATCCCTGATCCGCCCCAAGAAGCGCCGTGCGACAAAGCCGACTTATTCCTCCAAGCTGAAGCGCCTGGACGGAAAGCAGAAAGACGGCCGCACCAAAAAACTGCGCAACAAGAAAATCAACATGGATTGAGACCGAACCTGAAATGCTGAAAAAACTTTATGACTGGGTGCTCAGTCTTGCCGCCCGCAAATCCGCCGAAGTCTGGCTTGGTGTGATTGCCATTGTCGAAAGCTCGTTCTTCTTGGTGCCCGCCGATGTGCTCTATCTGCCCATGGCGCTGGCGCGGCCGGAACGGGCCTATCGCTATGCTTTGGTGGCGACCGTGGGTTCGGTGATCGGCGGCATCCTCGGCTACGCGCTGGGCTATTTCGCCTTTGAAACCGTCGCCAAGCCGGTGCTGGAATTTTACGGCAAGTTAGACAGTTTCGAACACCTGAAAGCCTGCACCAGCGACCAGACCTTGCTGCTGCTGCTCACCACTTCGGGCCTCGCTCATATTCCGCCGATCAAGATCGTCACCATTCTGGCCGGCGTGGCACAGATCAGTTTTGTGTTCTTCCTGGTGTCCTGCGTCATCGCCCGCGGTGCCCGCTTCTTCGCGCTCGCTTGGGCGCTGCGCCGTTACGGTGAAACCATCCGCCATTTTATCGAGAAGCGGCTTGGCCTTATTGTTGGCGTGATCGCGGCTATTTTAATTGTCGGTTATTTCGCCCTCAAATTCCTCTCACATTCCGGAAGTCTCGCATGCTGAAATCACTAACCCCCAACCAGGCCATGGGCCTGGTTTTTGCCATCACACTGGCGACCATTCTGGGGGCATGGGGTTTTCAGTTTGCCGGCTATCCGCCGTGTGAACTCTGTCTCGCACAGCGCTATGCCTATTATGCTGCCGTGCCTTTGAGCCTGTTGTTCCTGCTCATTGGCAGAGACAATCCACGAATGATGCGCATTGGGCTCATCCTGCTGGGCCTCATCATGCTGGGCAGCTGCATTTTCGGCATCTTCCATGCCGGTGTGGAATGGAAATTCTGGCAAGGCCCGACAGCCTGCACCGGTGGTGGCGAATTGACCGGCCTGCCCGATCTCACCAAAAAAGCAGTGATGTGTGATCAACCCGCCATCCGCATTCTGGGCCTGTCACTGGCTGGCTGGAATGCTGTTGTGTCAGCGATCACCAGTTACATTGCTTTCAGCAGGGCACGATAAGCGCCTCTTACGGATCCAGTTCCGCATCCCAGTACAGATAATCCATCCAGCTCTGATGCAAATAATTCGGCGGAAATAACCGCCCATTGCTGTGCAGCTGGTTCACCGTCGGGGCTTTGGGCCACTGGGCCGGGAACATCCGCGCTTCCTTGGGCATATAGCCGCCCTTGGTCAAATTGCAGGGTGAACACGCCGTCACCACATTTTCCCACGTGGTCTGCCCGCCCTTGGAGCGCGGGATCACATGGTCAAAGGTCAGATCATCCGGTGAGCCGCAATATTGGCATTCAAACCGGTCGCGCAGGAACACATTGAACCGGGTGAAGGCCGGATTGCGCGATGGCTTCACATAGGTTTTCAGCGACACCACCGAAGGCAGGCGGAACTCGGCATTCGGGCTGTGGATCACCGTTTCATATTCCGAAACGATGTTCACCCGGTCGAGGAACACGGCCTTGATCGTGTCCTGCCAGGACCAGAGCGACAAGGGATAGTAACTCAAGGGCCGGAAATCGGCGTTGAGGACTAGGGCCGGGCAGGCCTCAGGTTGGAAAGATGCGTAATGCACTCAAACCTCGTCTCCTTAACGTGAAACATCAGGTTTGCCAGGCCGAAGCAGTCACGCTCACGAGGGAGATACTAATCCGCTGTATCAGTTCTGTGAAGGGGCCTGTGGCATGGCTTTTATGCCTCTATAATGCGCCCATAAAAGCCTGGCCGCCGCCGCCCGGTGCGGCCGCCATTTCTGGGCAATCTTCTCCATCCGCTTCACATCAGGCCGCTTGCGGAAGCGAAACAGATGCTGCGCCGCCGCCTGCAAAGCCACATCGCCCGCCGGCCAGGCATCGGCATGATTGGCCGCCGAAAGCAGGAAAATATCAGCCGTCCAAGGGCCAATGCCCCAGATGGACAGCAGCGCCTGGCGGATCTCCATCAGGTCACGCTGCATCAGCTCGTCATAATCAAAGCGAGCCGCTGCGCAGGCATGGAAACATTTGGCCTTGTTGTTGGAAAGCCCCAACGCCACCAATTGCGGAACCGGAACGGCCAAAACATTCTCTGGCGTCACATCACCGATCCTGTCCTTCAGCCGCGCCCAGATCGCGGCTGCAGCTTTCAGCGACAGGAATTGCTCGGTCACGATGATCAACAGGGTTTCAAGGCTGGCCGGAACCTGCCGCAAGGATGGTGTGCCATGCGTCTGATGCACTGGTGCAAAGCGCGGCTCCAGCGCGATCAACACCGCAATGGCCTCTTCCAGTTCAGCGATATTTGTATAGCGCGACATTGCGCCTGAGATTGACCACTGGCCTCCAATTTGCGCAAATGAATTCATGAACCCGCCGGTTTTCCGCTTCGCCCCCAGCCCCAATGGCCGCCTGCATCTGGGCCATGCCTATTCGGCTTTGCTGAATGAGAAACTGGCGCGCGAGGCTGGCGGGACGTTGCTGCTGCGCATCGAAGATATCGACACCACCCGCTGCACCGAAACCTTGGTGCAGCATTGCATCGATGATCTGGCGTGGCTGGGCATTGCCTTTGAGCCAAATCCCCGTCGTCAATCACAGCACATGGATGATTACCGCGCCGCCTTGGCGAAGCTGGATGCGATGGGCCTGCTCTATCCCTGCACCTGCACGCGCAGCGATCTCGCACGTCTCAAAGACGCGCCTCGCGATCCCGATGGCCAGCCGCTCTATGATGGCCACTGCAGGATGCATGGACAGGGTACAGGACCAGCCGCCTTGCGCCTGGATGTGGCCAAAACCGGAGCCAGCGCCGCTTCCATTTGGGGCGATGTGATCCTCGCCCGCAAGGACATCGGCACCAGCTATCACTTGAGCGTTGTCGTGGACGACGCGCTACAGGGCGCGACCCATGTTGTGCGCGGTGCCGACATGGAACAGGCCACCTCCATTCACCTTCTACTGCAAACTCTACTCGGCCTGCCCCACCCCATTTATCAGCACCACGACCTCATCCGTCACCAGACGGGGCGCAAGCTTTCAAAATCCGCCGAGGACAGATCGCTGGCCGATATGCGGGCGGAGGGGGCCACGCCACAGGATGTCAGAAAGCTGCTGGGCTTCTAGAAGTCCGAAGCAATGCCTTTCTTCTCCCAATCGCCAAAGCGTGTGGGCTCAGGGCCCTTCGGCCCGCCTTCTTCAGGCGGCAGGGTTTTCGCTGCAGCCGCCTTGCGCCGGGCTTCAGCCTCGGCCAGCGCCCGCTTGGCGGCATCGGGAATGGGTTTTTCAGCCATGCGCCCACATTAGCAAATTCGGGTTTTCTTGCCAGAGCGATTGCCGTAAGCGACTTCCCAAGGAGAACTGAATGCCCATCACCCGCGCTTTGCTGTCCGTCTCAGATAAAACCGGGCTGATCGATTTCGCCAAAGCACTGAGCGCCAAGGGTGTTGACCTGATCTCCACCGGCGGCACTTCGAAGGCGCTGAAAGATGCGGGCCTCAAGGTGAACGATGTCTCCGCCGTGACCGGCTTTCCCGAAATCATGGATGGGCGTGTGAAGACGCTCCATCCGAAAATCCATGGCGGCCTTCTTTCGGTGCGCGGCCTCGCCACCCATGAACAGGCCCGCAAGGATAACGACATCGAAAATATCGATCTCCTCGTCGTCAATCTTTACCCCTTCGAGGAAACCCTGGCGCGCGGTGCCGCCGAAGATGAAATGATCGAGAATATCGACATTGGTGGCCCCGCTATGATCCGCGCCGCCGCCAAGAATCACGCCTCCGTCACCGTGATCGTGGACCCGAAGGACTACGCCGCAGTGCTGCAGGAAATCGCGGCGGACGGCAACACCCAACTCGCCACCCGAAAGCGCCTCGCCGCCAAGGCCTATGCCCGCACAGCGAGCTACGATGCCGCTATCGCCAACTGGTTCAACCACGCCAACAAAATCGAAGCGCCGGATTTCTTCGCCATTGGCGGCAGACTGGCGCAAAGCCTGCGCTACGGCGAAAACCCGCATCAAAAGGCCGCTGCCTACAAATCCGGCGACCGGCGCACCGGCATTCTCGATGCCAGGCAAATCCAGGGCAAGGAACTGTCCTACAACAACATCAATGATGCCGATGCCGCACTTGAGGCGCTGCGCGAATTCCCGGCGGGGAAGCCCGCCTGCGTGATCGTCAAACACGCCAACCCTTGTGGAGTTGCCACCGGTGCTGATCTGGCGGCGGCCTACAAAAAGGCGCTGGCCTGCGATTCCACTTCTGCCTTCGGTGGCATCATTGCGTTGAATCGCAAGCTCGATGGCCCAACCGCCGAAGAAATTTCCAAACTCTTCACTGAAGTGATCATCGCACCTGAAGCTGATGAAGCAGCACTGCAAATCATCGCGGCCAAGAAAAACCTGCGTCTGCTGCTTCTGCCCACACTCCACGCCGCAGCGGCAGAACTCCCCATGGTCAAATCCATCGCCGGCGGCCTTCTGGTGCAAACGCCTGATCAGGCCAGCATTGCCCAGATGGAACTCAAGACCGTCACCAAGCGCGCGCCCAGCGCACAGGAGCTGGAAGACCTCACCTTCGCCTTCCGCGTGGCCAAGCATGTGAAATCCAACGCCATCGTTTTCGTGAAGGACGGCGCCACCATCGGCATCGGCGCCGGCCAGATGTCGCGCATCGATTCAACCCGCATCGCCGCCCGCAAAGCCGAAGATGCAAAGCTCTCGCTGAAGGGCTCGGCCCTCGCATCAGATGCCTTTTTCCCCTTCCCCGATGGATTGCTCGCTGCTGCCGATGCAGGCGCCACCGCGATCATCCAGCCCGGCGGCGGCATGCGCGATGATGAAGTGATCAAGGCCGCCGATGAACGCGGCCTCGCCATGGTCTTCACCTCGATCCGGCATTTCAGGCACTAAATGCTGGGCTCTCAGGCAGCTTACATTCTGCAGCAGGCTTTGAACGCCCTGCAGCTGTCTGCCTTTTACTTGCCCCTCGCCGTGGCCTTTGCGCTGATCCAGTCAATCACGCGGCGCGTCTTTTTGTCGTTCGGTGATCTGGCCATGTTCGGCTCATTCGCCGCCGTCTATACTTGCTTCGGCCGCATGCTGCAGGGCGACAGTGATTTGACGGCGGCATTGATCTCGCTGGTCGTCGCCATGGCCTGTGCGGGCGCACTTGGCTTCACCGCCGCGCGTGGCGTCTTCGCACCAATGATAAAGGGCTCGGCACTGGCCTTCATGATCGCCGCGATTGGGTTTTCCATCGCGCTGGAAGAGCTGATGCGCATCAGCACCGGCAGCGGCGACATCTGGATCCCGCCGCTCTTCGCCGGAATGACCACGAAGCTGGTCACCGGTGCCTATCCCGTCAACCTCAATGCCAACAGCACTTTTGCCATTGCGATCTCACTGGTCTCGGTGGCAGGCACCGCACTCATCATCAAATATACCCAGTTTGGCCGCTCCTGGGCGGCATGTTCGCAGGATGCAACACTGGCCATGCTCTGCGGCGTCAATTCACAAGCCATCATCGCCGGCACCTTTGTGCTGGGTGCGGCTTTATCTTCAGTTTCTGGCTGGATGACGGCCATCACCTATGGCGGCACCAATTTCTCGGTGGGCATCATGCTGGGTTTCAAAGCCATGTTTGCCGCTGTGGTCGGGGGCTTCGGCAATGTGCGGGGGGCAGCCATGGGAGCCATTTCTCTTGCCGTCCTGGAAGTGCTATGGTCGGGGTCCTTCGGTTCGGCTTACCGCGATGTGGGCGTGTTCAGCACCATCATTGTGATCCTGCTGCTGAAGCCGGAGGGCTTAGGTGGAGACGCCACAAGGCGGGAGAGTGAAGCATGAAAAAGATTGTGATTTCATCACTACTGATTTCGTCAATGGCGCTGCTCACCGGCTGTTTTGACAGCGGGCCGAAATCCTATCTCAAGATCGCCGGCGGCGGCCTCCAGTTCAACTATCGTGTTTCCGAAATGTCGATGGTGGTGATCGCTCAGCAGGTTTCGCCGCTGCCTGCCGGCAGCATTGTGGAAGCCCAGTTTGACATTCCCGGCACCCAGACGCGCGAAAGCGTGACACTGCCATCGATGGAAGGCAAACTCACTTACCGCCTGCAATCGCAAAAGCTGTTCAACATCAAGAAAGGCGGCGAATACAAAGTCAGCCTGCTCCTGCGCGACAAGAGCGGTGCCGAGATCGACCGCGAGGAAACGGCCTTCCATTCCGATGTGGACCAATCGACATTGCCGGACAAGCCGCTGGTTGATGACTTGGCCTTCACGCCGAATTTTCAGAATATCAAGTAGAGCCTAGCGGCCAAACCGCTCATCAAAGGCATAGCCCGACCCCCGCACCGTGCGGATCGGGTCAAGCTCGCGTCCACGCGAGAGATTCTTGCGCAAGCGGCCGACATGCACATCCACCGTGCGCTCATCGACGAAATTATCATTGCCCCAGACTCGATCGAGCAATTGCGCACGTGAATAAACCCGGCCCGGTGACTGCATGAGATATTCCAGCAGCCGGAATTCGGTGGGCGACAGTGCGATATCGCGCTGCCCGCGTGAGACGCGCTTTTTGATCCGGTCCAGCGTGATATCGCCGGAGAGCAACGTCTCCGATACAGCTTCCGGCTTCACTCGGCGCAAGATGGACCTGATGCGCGCCATCACTTCCGGCACTGAGAAAGGCTTGATCACATAATCATCAGCCCCGGTGGCAAGGCCACGCACCCGCTCGGTTTCTTCGCCGCGCGCGGTGAGCATGATCACCGGCAACTTCTGGGTTTCCGGTTTGGAGCGGATCATCCGGCAGACTTCAATGCCGGACAAACCAGGCAGCATCCAGTCGAGCAGCACGAGATCAGGCATCTCTTCGGTCAATGCCGGATGCACGTCCTCGCCG
This Aestuariivirga litoralis DNA region includes the following protein-coding sequences:
- the phoB gene encoding phosphate regulon transcriptional regulator PhoB, with amino-acid sequence MSAYILIVEDEAAIHQLLAYNLESEGFRTKVVETGEDVHPALTEEMPDLVLLDWMLPGLSGIEVCRMIRSKPETQKLPVIMLTARGEETERVRGLATGADDYVIKPFSVPEVMARIRSILRRVKPEAVSETLLSGDITLDRIKKRVSRGQRDIALSPTEFRLLEYLMQSPGRVYSRAQLLDRVWGNDNFVDERTVDVHVGRLRKNLSRGRELDPIRTVRGSGYAFDERFGR